One genomic region from Lycorma delicatula isolate Av1 chromosome 9, ASM4794821v1, whole genome shotgun sequence encodes:
- the LOC142330683 gene encoding uncharacterized protein LOC142330683: protein MISIILSNANRSILSHDLVGETARELNVDIVITTEPNLGTAARHDWLADAVGDVAITNISNRIGWQLHHRGEGILAIILPNFVLVAGYVSPNIGIAEYELYIDEIQRVILQSPKRAVVMGDFNCKATIAGSSYTNRRGQIFTDMMMATGMICLNDDSYTFEARGHRSVLDLTLVDKSWDPSLYQWRVLRSETGSDHFATIFSFDGIRLVIGRTSKPLRLSKRQVEVVVDKVARKLMDGREVRPFVLQELIVTEMARILQNIRGYQPAYWWTAEIANQRRILQYWRRRKFRLRRRGGTVYEHAVNMFADARRLLNYLIKSSKRARWKELCLELDSDPSFSDRHGKTG, encoded by the coding sequence ATGATTAGTATAATATTGTCCAATGCCAACAGGAGTATTCTGTCCCATGATTTAGTGGGAGAGACCGCCAGGGAATTGAATGTTGACATCGTGATTACTACTGAGCCGAACTTGGGTACTGCTGCTCGTCATGACTGGCTGGCTGATGCTGTTGGTGATGTCGCTATAACAAACATCAGTAATAGGATCGGATGGCAGTTGCATCATAGAGGAGAGGGGATTTTAGCGATTATTTTGCCGAATTTTGTCCTTGTGGCTGGATACGTGAGTCCTAATATTGGAATTGCTGAGTATGAACTTTACATTGACGAAATACAACGGGTCATCTTACAGTCACCGAAAAGAGCCGTGGTTATGGGTGATTTTAACTGCAAGGCCACGATTGCTGGTAGCAGTTATACTAACAGAAGAGGGCAAATCTTTACAGATATGATGATGGCGACAGGTATGATCTGTCTAAATGACGACTCTTATACATTTGAAGCCAGAGGTCATAGATCTGTATTAGACCTGACATTGGTTGACAAAAGTTGGGATCCTTCACTCTATCAATGGAGAGTTTTGAGGTcagaaactggtagtgatcactTTGCCACGATATTTTCTTTTGATGGTATACGACTGGTGATCGGGAGAACATCAAAGCCGCTGAGATTGTCTAAGAGACAGGTAGAAGTAGTGGTTGACAAAGTTGCTCGCAAGCTCATGGATGGCAGAGAGGTTAGGCCTTTTGTTCTGCAGGAATTAATAGTCACGGAGATGGCGAGGATTCTCCAAAATATCAGGGGTTATCAACCCGCTTACTGGTGGACTGCGGAGATTGCGAATCAAAGACGGATTCTGCAGTACTGGCGAAGGAGAAAATTTAGACTCCGTAGAAGAGGCGGTACTGTGTATGAGCATGCTGTAAATATGTTTGCTGATGCCAGGCGGTTactaaattacctaataaaatctAGCAAGAGAGCACGTTGGAAGGAGTTATGCTTGGAGCTGGACTCGGACCCGTCCTTTTCAGATCGTCATGGGAAGACTGGGTAG